Proteins encoded within one genomic window of Bdellovibrio bacteriovorus:
- a CDS encoding FxsA family protein, translating to MMFFIPFPLVIAEIVIFFVGVRHWGFLNTLGLYLLPCLLGLFIVSTVGRIALMTLQTTVMRGQLPASKILHSGAIFLSGLLFLVPSFFTRVLGLILFLPGLRHLAVWRFKLYMAKQVAKGMSGFAGGFSKGPFGFGNAGMDFRYYEFRNDGQGFRRTDGSSPQNEREVNEANVLDVTPIKITHEEKKKEEE from the coding sequence ATGATGTTCTTTATTCCTTTTCCCTTAGTGATCGCAGAAATCGTGATCTTCTTTGTTGGAGTTCGTCACTGGGGCTTCTTAAATACTTTGGGGCTTTATCTTCTGCCATGCTTGTTGGGACTTTTTATCGTTTCAACAGTGGGACGCATAGCTTTGATGACTCTGCAGACAACGGTGATGCGCGGGCAGCTTCCGGCTTCTAAGATTCTTCACTCGGGCGCGATCTTTCTTTCCGGATTGTTATTCCTAGTGCCATCTTTCTTCACCCGCGTGTTGGGACTAATTTTATTCTTACCAGGCTTGCGTCACTTGGCAGTGTGGAGATTTAAACTCTACATGGCAAAACAAGTCGCTAAAGGGATGAGCGGTTTCGCTGGCGGATTTTCGAAAGGACCTTTTGGCTTCGGAAATGCGGGGATGGATTTCCGTTATTATGAGTTCCGCAATGATGGTCAGGGCTTTCGTAGAACCGATGGGTCTTCTCCTCAGAATGAGCGCGAGGTGAATGAAGCAAATGTGCTTGATGTCACACCGATAAAAATCACTCACGAGGAAAAGAAGAAAGAAGAAGAATAA
- a CDS encoding exodeoxyribonuclease III, which translates to MKIVSWNVNGIRACYKKGLMDFVNAEKPDIFCVQETKAHIDQVEIETRKLGWEYSFWSSATKKGYSGVATFVHQDPQAVQFHFDSIPEYEAEGRIVMSDHGAFDLYNIYFPNGGSGEERHGFKQKFLKDLNIHLKEKMKTGRQVVVVGDYNVAHDNIDVHDPVRLSKVSGFLPEERAWFDSFLELGFIDTFRYFKPSEAKRYSWWDMRTFGRVSNKGWRIDYICISKGLEKYLSSADILDQVQGSDHCPVVATLDL; encoded by the coding sequence GTGAAAATCGTCTCTTGGAATGTGAATGGAATTAGAGCCTGCTATAAGAAAGGCCTGATGGATTTTGTGAATGCGGAAAAGCCCGATATTTTTTGCGTGCAAGAAACGAAAGCTCACATTGATCAGGTGGAAATTGAAACAAGAAAGTTAGGATGGGAATATTCTTTTTGGTCTTCGGCGACGAAAAAAGGTTATTCCGGCGTTGCCACATTTGTGCATCAAGATCCGCAAGCGGTGCAGTTTCATTTCGACAGCATTCCCGAGTACGAAGCGGAAGGTCGCATCGTGATGTCGGATCATGGTGCGTTTGATCTTTACAATATTTATTTTCCAAATGGCGGTTCCGGGGAAGAACGCCACGGTTTTAAACAAAAATTTTTGAAGGATCTCAATATCCATCTGAAAGAGAAAATGAAAACGGGAAGACAAGTTGTTGTCGTTGGTGATTACAACGTCGCCCATGACAATATCGACGTGCATGATCCTGTTCGTCTTTCTAAAGTCAGCGGATTTTTACCTGAAGAAAGAGCGTGGTTCGATTCCTTTTTAGAACTCGGCTTCATCGACACCTTCCGTTATTTTAAACCAAGCGAAGCAAAGCGTTACTCGTGGTGGGATATGCGCACATTTGGCCGCGTTTCTAACAAGGGCTGGCGGATTGACTACATTTGCATCTCAAAAGGCCTTGAGAAATATCTTTCTTCAGCAGATATTCTCGACCAAGTTCAAGGCTCTGACCATTGCCCCGTCGTAGCCACTTTGGATCTTTAG
- a CDS encoding peroxiredoxin, whose product MPMINQPAPHFTAQAVFDSGEVKDISLNDYKGKWVILFFYPLDFTFVCPTELTQFREHLREFDAAGAVVMGCSVDSVHSHKRWLRDDLGNLGYPLLADLTKRIARDYGVLFEDRGIATRGTFIIDPDQKIQYMSIHNTSVGRDAKEILRVLQGCQSGELCQAGWKKGDMHISPLK is encoded by the coding sequence ATGCCAATGATTAACCAACCCGCACCCCATTTCACTGCGCAAGCCGTATTTGATTCAGGCGAAGTGAAAGACATTTCTTTGAACGATTACAAAGGAAAATGGGTCATTCTTTTCTTCTATCCTTTGGACTTCACATTTGTTTGTCCCACAGAGTTAACTCAGTTCCGCGAGCATCTTCGCGAATTTGACGCCGCTGGCGCCGTTGTTATGGGTTGCAGCGTAGATTCTGTTCATTCTCACAAACGTTGGTTGCGTGATGATCTAGGAAATTTGGGCTATCCTCTTCTTGCGGATTTAACAAAACGCATCGCACGTGACTACGGCGTGCTCTTTGAGGACCGCGGTATTGCGACACGCGGAACTTTCATCATCGACCCAGACCAAAAGATTCAATACATGAGCATTCACAATACTTCTGTCGGCCGCGACGCCAAAGAAATCTTGCGCGTCCTTCAAGGTTGCCAATCTGGTGAGCTTTGCCAAGCCGGTTGGAAAAAAGGTGACATGCACATTTCTCCATTGAAGTAA